The proteins below come from a single Triticum aestivum cultivar Chinese Spring chromosome 5D, IWGSC CS RefSeq v2.1, whole genome shotgun sequence genomic window:
- the LOC123125520 gene encoding protein JINGUBANG, whose amino-acid sequence MRDSDGEGAGGGVPRSHPSNIPLPMSHSDPNYSGTDDECSNRQSSSSATGGFYNDYPSSFSGECSPYNMSPWNQTMASPWSHHSEASMAAPAMAPGTSLISSLVREEGHIYSLAAKGDALYTGSDSKNIRVWRKQKDSGGFKSSSGLVKAIVISGERIFTGHQDGKIRVWKVSPKNGLHKRVGSLPRLRDFLRGSLNPSNYVEVRKNRSALWIRHSDAVSCLSPTDAGQGLLYSGSWDRTFKVWRISDSKCLESVVAHDDNVNAIVAAYDGLVFTGSADGTVKVWKREVQGKGTKHSPVQTLLKQEHAVNALAVSAVAPVLYCGSSDGLVNCWEGDSKLVHGGVLRGHKKAVFCLAAAGALLFSGSADNTIMVWRRDAGVHSCLSVLSGHTEPIRCLAVVEYNKENVAAAAAETGDNSGVGRWIVYSGSLDKSIKVWRVTDEPADTLLGGPGEGSQMFDRYPGDPFGASSSTSFR is encoded by the coding sequence ATGAGAGATAGCGACGGCGAAGGGGCCGGCGGCGGAGTCCCGCGCTCGCACCCCTCCAACATCCCGCTGCCGATGTCGCACTCCGACCCCAACTACTCGGGCACGGACGACGAATGCTCCAACAGGCAGAGCAGCTCGTCGGCGACGGGCGGGTTCTACAATGACTACCCATCCAGCTTCAGCGGCGAGTGCTCGCCGTACAACATGTCCCCTTGGAACCAGACCATGGCGTCCCCCTGGTCCCACCACAGCGAGGCGTCCATGGCCGCGCCCGCGATGGCGCCCGGCACCAGCCTCATCAGCTCGCTCGTCAGGGAGGAAGGCCACATCTACTCTCTCGCCGCCAAGGGCGACGCGCTGTACACTGGCTCCGACAGCAAGAACATCCGCGTCTGGCGCAAGCAGAAGGACTCCGGCGGCTTCAAGTCGTCCAGCGGCCTCGTGAAGGCCATCGTCATCTCCGGCGAGCGCATCTTCACGGGCCACCAGGACGGCAAGATCCGGGTGTGGAAGGTGTCGCCCAAGAACGGCCTGCACAAGCGCGTGGGCAGCCTGCCGCGGCTGCGCGACTTCCTGCGCGGCTCTCTCAACCCGTCCAACTACGTCGAGGTGCGCAAGAACCGCTCGGCGCTCTGGATCCGGCACAGCGACGCCGTGTCGTGCCTGAGCCCCACGGACGCCGGCCAGGGCCTGCTCTACTCCGGCTCCTGGGACCGCACCTTCAAGGTGTGGCGCATCAGCGACTCCAAGTGCCTCGAGTCCGTGGTGGCGCACGACGACAACGTGAACGCCATCGTGGCGGCGTACGACGGGCTGGTGTTCACCGGCTCCGCGGACGGCACGGTCAAGGTGTGGAAGCGGGAGGTGCAGGGGAAGGGGACCAAGCACTCGCCCGTGCAGACGCTGCTGAAGCAGGAGCACGCCGTGAACGCGCTCGCCGTGAGCGCCGTCGCGCCGGTGCTCTACTGCGGCTCCTCCGACGGGCTCGTCAACTGCTGGGAGGGCGACAGCAAGCTCGTCCACGGGGGCGTGCTTCGCGGGCACAAGAAGGCCGTCTTCTGCCTCGCCGCGGCGGGAGCGCTCCTCTTCAGCGGCTCCGCCGACAACACCATCATGGTCTGGCGGCGCGACGCCGGCGTGCACTCCTGCCTCTCCGTGCTCTCCGGCCACACCGAGCCGATCAGGTGCCTCGCCGTCGTGGAGTACAACAAGGAAAACGTCGCGGCCGCTGCCGCAGAGACAGGAGACAACAGCGGCGTGGGGCGGTGGATCGTCTACAGCGGCAGCCTCGACAAGTCGATCAAGGTGTGGCGCGTTACCGACGAGCCGGCGGACACGCTGCTCGGGGGCCCCGGCGAGGGGTCGCAGATGTTTGACCGGTACCCCGGCGACCCGTTCGGGGCAAGCAGCTCGACATCGTTCCGCTAA